A single window of Nicotiana tomentosiformis chromosome 1, ASM39032v3, whole genome shotgun sequence DNA harbors:
- the LOC138909020 gene encoding uncharacterized protein produces the protein MPKSSQTSSKVKSSSKTEAKSKNMKPKSKKSVKPSSEPAPTPAPSQLISSTIPTPSSYVHDALTIPTSTGASLPKPTTHTSVSALKNTSKLTMINATPRKYVKSDKVVLDAASKVDTLVKKVVVQGESVSITISQVKLPPSKLDVLVSTIDVSPLDIVPPTSEKPQMEELTVEITIATLEKGVGATDVMPMVEGESSKEPVQKDAFYSLSFSWTEYEDDNEGEEEGGVVANHEEHQTQDMANEEKMSENEGDSSEEKESETEDKIDEQVDDSREEEKNSEEEGDSESEGEDQEKASEREGKDEESEEENANTSRNLKAL, from the coding sequence ATGCCTAAATCCAGCCAAACCTCTTCTAAAGTAAAATCATCATCCAAGACTGAAGCCAAATCCAAGAACATGAAGCCCAAATCAAAGAAAAGTGTCAAACCATCAAGTGAACCTGCACCCACACCTGCTCCTTCTCAATTGATATCCTCCACTATACCTACACCATCATCCTATGTTCATGATGCACTCACCATTCCCACTTCTACTGGAGCTTCACTTCCAAAACCAACTACCCATACATCCGTGTCTGCTTTGAAAAATACCTCTAAGTTAACCATGATCAATGCTACTCCAAGAAAATATGTCAAGAGTGACAAGGTGGTGCTTGATGCTGCTTCTAAAGTAGACACATTAGTTAAGAAAGTTGTGGTTCAGGGGGAATCGGTTTCAATTACTATAAGTCAGGTAAAACTCCCTCCATCAAAGTTAGATGTCCTGGTATCCACTATAGATGTTTCACCCTTAGATATTGTCCCACCCACAAGTGAAAAACCACAAATGGAGGAACTTACTGTAGAAATAACCATAGCAACTCTAGAGAAAGGGGTGGGTGCCACTGATGTTATGCCTATGGTTGAAGGGGAAAGTAGTAAAGAACCAGTACAAAAGGACGCATTTTATAGTCTTTCCTTCAGCTGGACTGAGTATGAGGATGATAATGAAGGTGAGGAAGAAGGAGGAGTAGTGGCCAATCATGAGGAACATCAAACTCAGGACATGGCTAATGAAGAGAAAATGAGTGAGAATGAGGGAGATTCTAGTGAAGAGAAGGAGAGTGAGACAGAAGATAAGATAGATGAACAAGTGGATGATTCTAGAGAGGAAGAAAAGAATAGTGAAGAAGAAGGTGATTCTGAGAGTGAAGGTGAGGATCAAGAAAAAGCAAGTGAGCGTGAAGGAAAGGATGAAGAGAGTGAGGAAGAGAATGCGAATACTAGTAGGAATCTAAAGGCTCTATGA